One segment of Manihot esculenta cultivar AM560-2 chromosome 4, M.esculenta_v8, whole genome shotgun sequence DNA contains the following:
- the LOC110613354 gene encoding N-carbamoylputrescine amidase, protein MEKGKTREVAVSALQFACTDDVSTNVATAERLVRAAHGKGANIILIQELFEGYYFCQAQREDFFQRAKPYEGHPTILRMQKLAKELGVVIPVSFFEEANNAHYNSIAIIDADGSDLGLYRKSHIPDGPGYQEKFYFNPGDTGFKVFQTKFAKIGVAICWDQWFPEAARAMVLQGAEILFYPTAIGSEPQDGGLDSCDHWKRVMQGHAGANVVPLVASNRIGKEIIQTEHGDSKITFYGNSFIAGPTGEIVAAADDKEEAVLIAKFDLDKIKSKRHSWGVFRDRRPDLYKVLLTLDGSKPSL, encoded by the exons ATGGAGAAGGGAAAAACAAGGGAGGTAGCTGTCTCAGCTCTGCAATTCGCCTGCACCGATGATGTATCCACTAATGTCGCCACTGCCGAAAG GCTGGTTAGAGCTGCTCATGGGAAAGGTGCAAACATCATTCTCATTCAG GAGCTTTTTGAGGGATATTACTTCTGTCAAGCACAAAGAGAGGATTTCTTTCAGCGAGCTAAGCCTTATGAGGGCCATCCTACAATTTTGAG GATGCAAAAACTGGCAAAAGAACTGGGTGTGGTTATACCGGTTAGCTTCTTCGAAGAGGCAAACAATGCTCATTACAATTCCATAGCCATAATTGACGCCGATGGGAGTGACCTTGGTCTCTATAGGAAGTCTCATATTCCAGATGGACCAG GTTACCAGGAAAAGTTCTACTTCAATCCCGGTGACACTGGCTTCAAG GTTTTTCAAACTAAGTTTGCAAAAATTGGAGTCG CAATATGCTGGGATCAGTGGTTTCCAGAAGCAGCCCGAGCTATGGTTCTGCAAGGTGCAGAAATATTATTTTACCCTACTGCCATTGGTTCTGAACCGCAAGATGGAGGACTTGATTCCTGTGATCACTGGAAGCGAGTGATGCAGGGGCATGCTGGGGCTAATGTG GTACCTCTTGTAGCTTCAAACCGCATTGGGAAGGAAATAATCCAGACAGAGCATGGAGATAGCAAGATCACATTTTATGGGAACTCATTCATAGCAG GACCAACTGGGGAAATTGTAGCAGCTGCTGATGACAAAGAGGAAGCTGTTCTCATTGCTAAGTTTGATCTTGATAAAATCAAATCTAAGAGACATAGTTGGGGGGTATTCCGAGATCGACGTCCAGATTTGTACAAGGTACTTTTGACGTTAGATGGCAGTAAACCCTCACTGTGA
- the LOC110613356 gene encoding protein FANTASTIC FOUR 1, with the protein MAACGSLHHIFENPLPETPALLESLSSWNQIKPVKSIDQSSFTEIFGELHFKENSHSSSSSPSFPVSSFSSPSSSFIDLIPHPPTSNLNKNGNLGNGHESKNSPSLDFFSTTSKNHQYTGGHKNGDIFSPRNYESLQLCTEGLGFESFDDVEDMKNDINGNWQHQEENVNITRHSTLENPSGEIRRPRLSGRAFPPPISCIGKSGKPWVSFKSYRQDGRFVLKQVRIPSQEFLHAQREDGRLKLHFVQPSDEIFEEDEADDDKEIEEEENCTEDEEQEELEETGNKSEEDDDG; encoded by the coding sequence ATGGCTGCCTGTGGAAGCCTTCACCATATCTTTGAAAATCCATTACCAGAAACTCCTGCACTTCTTGAATCCCTTTCTTCTTGGAACCAAATCAAGCCTGTAAAATCCATCGACCAATCATCTTTCACTGAAATATTTGGTGAGCTTCATTTCAAAGAAAATTCTCACTCATCTTCTTCATCACCTTCTTTTCCTGTATCCTCCTTCTCTTCACCCTCTTCGTCTTTCATAGATTTAATCCCACACCCACCAACTTCAAACCTCAACAAGAATGGTAACTTGGGCAATGGACATGAAAGCAAGAATAGCCCATCACTCGACTTCTTTTCAACCACATCAAAGAACCATCAATACACTGGAGGGCACAAGAATGGTGACATCTTCTCACCAAGGAACTATGAGAGCTTGCAACTATGCACTGAAGGACTTGGTTTTGAAAGCTTTGATGATGTTGAGGACATGAAGAATGATATAAATGGCAATTGGCAACACCAAGAGGAGAACGTAAACATTACAAGGCATTCGACACTGGAGAATCCAAGTGGAGAAATCCGGCGACCAAGGCTGAGCGGCAGAGCATTCCCACCACCAATTTCATGTATAGGAAAAAGTGGAAAACCTTGggtttccttcaaatcttatAGGCAGGATGGCAGGTTCGTCCTTAAGCAAGTAAGGATTCCCAGCCAAGAGTTTTTACATGCACAAAGAGAAGATGGACGACTAAAACTGCACTTCGTTCAGCCAAGTGATGAAATTTTTGAAGAAGATGAAGCTGATGATGATAAAGAGATAGAGGAAGAAGAAAACTGCACAGAAGATGAGGAACAAGAAGAACTTGAAGAAACAGGCAACAAATCTGAAGAGGATGATGATGGGTGA